The Paenibacillus sp. FSL H7-0357 nucleotide sequence AATGCAGGCATCTGGCCACTATAGAGGATCAAAAGAAGTATAAAACACTAATCGGCGGGGCCGGGCGGATGAATGAAAAGAAAGACAGCCTGATGCCTGGCCATTATTAGTATGGAAAGGACCGTCTCACCCGTAGATAACCTCTGCGGGTAAGACAGTCCTTTTTGTAAAGATAAGTATTTATATGCTTCACGCTATAAATGATCCTTCTCTTTCTCGCTCAGCTTCTCTATCTCGCCGGTGCGAAATCGGCCACCTGGCGGAGCAGGCCGTCGATGGTCTCCAGCGTTTCCTGCTGGAGGAGAATGCCGGAGGCCTGTGCATTCTCTTCAACCTGGCCGGGCTTGCTGGCTCCGATCAGTGCAGAGCTGACACCTGGCTGGCGGAGTACCCAGGCCAGCGCCAGCTGTGAGAGCTTCAGGCCGAGGCTGGCCGCCAGGTCATCCAACTGGGCAACGACGCCAAGGACATCGTCGCGCAGATAGCTGCGGATGACGCCGTTCACTGAATCGTCTGCGCCGCGTGTCCCGGCCGGAGGCTGTTGTCCCGGCTTGTATTTGCCGGTCAGAATGCCCTGGGCGAGCGGCGAGAAGACGACTTGTCCCAGTCCTTCCTGCCCCGATACCTCAAGTACCTCTTCTTCGATATAACGCTCGAACATATTGTAGATCGGCTGATTGGAGGCCAACGGGCGGAGATTCAGCCTGCGGCTGATGCCTCCGGCACGGGCGATTTGCGCCGCGCTCCATTCGCTGACTGCGGAATAGAGGATTTTACCTTGGGCTGTAAGGTCATCCAGCGCGCGCAAGGTTTCTTCCACCGGCGTATCCTTGTCAAAGCGGTGGCAGAAATACACATCAATGTAATCGGTTCCGAGACGCTTCAGGCTGGCCTCGCATTGCTCCATAATATGCTTGCGGGAAAGCCCCCGGTCGTTCACCCCGTCTCCCATCGGGAAAAACACCTTGGTGCTGAGCACATAATCCGACCGCTGGTAGGAGCGGAGAGCTGCGCCAATCGCCTTCTCGCCTTCCCCGCGGTTGTAGGCATTGGCGGTATCGAAGAAATTGATACCGCATTCAAAAGCTTTGGCCACGCAGGCGTCCGCTGCTTTCTGCTCTGCGGCTGTTCCGTAAGTAAGCCAGCTGCCCAGGCCGATCTCACTGACCTTAAGGCCTGTATTGCCTAATCTTCTATACTTCATTCTTGTTCCATTCCCTTCCATGTCATTTGCTAAATCCTATCACATTGCATAGCAGCATCACAAATCATTGAAGGATCGGCCGCAATTACGGTAAAATTATAGATAGTGCCAAATCTATCTAATTATAATAGTTGAAGGGTGAGCTGGATGTCTATTTCATTTGCTAAGCCAAACAAAGTTATTCTGTTTCAGGGAGATTCCATCACCGACGGCAACCGTGGCCGCGATAACGATCCCAATCATATTCTGGGGCATGGCTATGCCTACATCATTGGCGGCAAGCTGGGCAATGAGCTGGCTGAGCAGCAGCCTATGTTCTACAACCGCGGAGTGAGCGGTGACCGGATCTCCGATCTGTATGCCCGTTGGAATGAGGATGCGATCTATCTGCAGCCGGATATTCTCAGCATCCTGATCGGGGTCAACGATATTTGGAGAATGATGAAGGGCGAGCCGGGCGGCTGCACCGACCGTTACGAACGTGCTTACCGCCATGTGCTGGAAGAGACGCGCGAAGTGCTGCCGGATACGAAGCTGGTGCTGGTCGAGCCGTTTATCCTGAATACCGGAGCACCCGCGGAAGACTGGAGTGGATGGTCCAAATGGATCAGCCATTATCAGGGGGTTGTCCGCGAGCTTTCGCAGCAATTCGGCACCGTGCATGTTCCGCTGCAGGATGCTTTCAACGCAGCTGTGGAGAGAGCAGAGGCAGCCTACTGGCTGTGGGATGGCGTTCACCCGACGACTGCCGGGCATGATCTGATCGCCAAGGAATGGCTGAGTGTTGTGGAGAAGAGCGGGATATGCTAAGGCTGCTCAGAAGAAGTTTTGCCCATGAAATAGAGCTGCTGTCCGCATAGGACGGTATGCTCTATTTTTTTGGGAAGCTGGACATTTATTTGGCTCAACGTTCAATAGGCGCAGCAATTTCCACTTGTATGAAATAAAGAGAAAACAACAATGGTATTCTTTTTATGTTGACTTCAAAAGAATGTGGAGTAAGATGGGAAATGCGAGAAATCACTGATTTTCCAGGTTGTTATTACTGAAGGAGGAACAGATGTGGAGAGTAACACTACTAGCCCGGACAACTATTTAAAGGAATTGAAGAAGGAACTGAAACGGCAATGGCCGGAGAACCGGACTTTAAATATTGTATGCCATGGACAAGCCTCACTTGAACAAGGAACCAAGTCATCCTGTTGACACCTACCTGGGATCGGTCGTATGGTACAGGAAACGAAGCTTGGCATTCCTTGCTGGAGCACGCCGGGCAGATCCGGCAGCTCGCTGAAGAATACAAGGTCGGATTATGTGACAGCTTCGCCGCCTTCCAGACCTACATCGACGGTGGAGGCGAACTCGAAGATCTGCTGTCCTATGTGAATCATCCCAATGAACAGGGGCACCGGCTGGTAGCCGGCGAACTGGCGAAATTTCTGCTGTAGGAAGGGGCGGGTGCCTCCATGAAATCCCCGAGAAGGTGGGGCGGGCTGATCCGGGAGAAGCTTAGCGACAGATTTTATCAGATATCCATCAAACAGAGAGTGCTGTTCTCTTTCATTCTGTTGATAACGCTATCAATCAGTGCGATGGGATTGTTAACCTACCGGATTGCCGGGAAGGAAATTCAGAACAACGCCTTTGAGACCAGCAGGGAAACGGTGGACAAGACCATGCAGCTGCTCGATTACAGACTGAATGATGTGGCCATGTCGGTACAATCGCTGATGCTGAGTGATGCCTACAGGCAGATGATGATCGATGTTCAGGCTCATGATGTGAAAAATTACTATGTCCATTTGTCGGAAATGCAGTATGTTCTCTCCCAGGCCACCTTCAATGAACCGATTATTGAGAACGTTCTTATTGCAACGCCAATCGGCGATTTCTACTCGACAACGCAGGTGCGGGCGCAAGATCATTCATTTTACGGCTCGGAGCTGTACGACAACAGTAAAAAAAATCCCGGCGGTTATTGGGCCAAAGCCCATTACGACCGGCTGTTTACAGGCAATCAGCGTGTCGTTTCTTTTGTGGTGCGGGGAATATATGAGCATACGCCGATTACGAATGTGTTCATCGTCGTCAACCTCCGGGAGAACCGGATTACCTCGCTGCTGAATCAGAACAGCTCCGGCAATGACCGGGAATACCTGCTGCTGAACAAGGAAGGCGAAGCGGTGGTGCAGAGCGGCGGGTTCACCCGCGAGGAGCCGCCGAAGGACCCGGCATTTCTGCGTGACAGCACCACTGGTAGCGAGGGGAATTTCTTTTACCCTTTTGACGGAGAAGATTATCTGGTCAATTATAAGCAATCGACAATTGCGCCGAACTGGATCCTGGCCGGGATACAGTCCAAGGATCAGCTTCTCGGACAGCTGAAGGGTGTGCAGCGGACAATTCTATATGTCATTCTGGTGTTTCTGCTGACCACATGGTTTTTCTCGAACAAACTGACAGCCGCCCTCCTTAAGCCGCTCTTCAAGCTGAGCAGACTGATGCGCAGGGTGGAGGAGAACCAGCTAAGTGTGTCTTATGAGAGCAAATATAATGACGAGATTGCCCAGGTTGGCTTCCAGTTTAACCGGATGATGACCGAAATCAAAAGCCTGATCGAGGATGTGCGACAGAACGAGGAGGGCAAACGCCATGCCGAAATCCGGGCGCTGACAGCCCAGATGGAACCGCATTTTCTCTACAATACGCTGAATACGATCTACTGCAAATCGGTGATGGGTGAAAATGACGATGTAAACGAGATGATTCTGGCCTTGTCGCAAATGTTCCAGCTGGGCCTCAGCGGCGGCAAGGATCTGATTCCGCTGGAGGACGAGCTTTCCCATGTGCAGCAGTATTGCGCCATCCAGCAAAAGTGCTATGAAGATCTGTTCCAGTACAATGTTGATATCGGAGAAGAAGAGCTGTTGTCCTTCCCGGTCCCCAAGATCCTGCTGCAGCCGATTGTGGAGAACAGCATCCAGCACGGCTTTGCGGACCGCCGAAGGGGCGGTGTCATTCAAGTGCGGATTTCCACGGAGCATTCCATGCTGCATATTGTGGTGGAGGACAACGGCAAGGGAATGGATGTTGTGAAGGTGGAGCAAGGAATGCACAAACGTGAAGTTTCCAAAAAAGGCTATGCACTGGTCAATATCAGGCATAGGCTGATGTTATATTACGGCGGTGAGGCGCGGATGGAGCTGTCCGGTGAACCGGGCGCTGGCTCCCGCACTGATTTATGGATACCGCTCAGCCCGCTGAGGGGGGAGGGAGGAAGCTATGGAATATAGAGTGCCTAGGCTGCTCAAAATTTGTGTTATCGATGATATCCGAAGTGTGGTGGATATGATTGCCCGCAAGCCGGACTGGCAAAAGCACGGCATTGAAGTGGCAGGGACAGCGCTCGATGGCGAAGAAGGACTGCAGATGATCCGCGGGTGCAAGCCTGATATCGTGCTTACGGACATCCGGATGCCGCGCATGGACGGGCTTGAGATGACCCGGGCAATTCTGGAATTTGCGCCCCAGTGCAAAATCATTATCCTCAGCGCATATTCAGAGTTTTCTTATGCGCAGCAGGCGATCCGCCTCGGGGCGATGGATTTTGTCAAAAAGCCGTTTTCACTCGAAGAGATTGTGAATGTGGTGCTGAAGGCCAAGGCGATATGCTTGCAGGAGCGTGAGGAGCAGGAGAAAGTCAGGGAAATGGAAGCCAAAATCAAAGAAAGTCTGCCGATTCTCCGCCAGGAGTATCTGACCTTTCTGATGCAGCATCAGACCACGGAACATAGCGCGAAATCCCGCTGGGAGTATTTAGGGATTCCGCTGAATCAGGAGAATTTCATCGTATTTATCGCGGAGATTGATCATTTTTCTGAGAAGTTCGGCAGCCAGCCGGTGCAGGAGATCGAGCTTGTCCGCTTCAGCCTGCAAAATATACTGGAGGAGACGATACGCTCCCGGACGCGGGGGATTATCTTCCGGGAGGCAACGAACCGTTACGTTTGTGTGATGAACGGGGAGGATCCCGGTACTGCCGAGCAGATTGCGGAGGCTTGCTGTGCGAATATCAGCCGATATTCCCGGTGTACGATCTCGGTAGGAACGGGACTTTGCGTATCAACGGTACATGAGCTTGCGGATTCCTACGCACAGGCGCTCAGCGCGCTGGCTTATCATTTCTATACAGACGGAAATGCTGTGTACAGTTATTCCAGTATCGTCCATAAACCCCGGTCCGTGAACAATTATTCCGTTGCTGCTGAACAGGAATTTCTGTTCGCGCTCCGTTCGGGCAACCGCGACAAAAGCCAGCAGGTGCTGCGGCATATTTTTGACGAGCTGCTGCAGTTGGACCCGCTGCCCGAGCCGCAGTACGTAGAGAACATCGGTTATGAGCTGGCGTTCAAAATCTGCCGGGTTATGCTGGAATTGTTCCCCTACGAGAAGGTTCAGCCACTAGAGCAGCAGGTGAACCGGCTGAGGAACCAGCATTCCCCTTCTCTGCAGGAGATACGCACGCTGCTGGAAGGGTTGTGTGCGGAAGGCTGCCGCTGGATTGAAGAGGAGCGTTCCATGGAGTCCACTCTGATTATTCATCGGGCAAAAGCGTATATCTGTGCAAATCTCCATACCAGCCTGACACTGGAGCAGGTGGCGAAGCAGATCAATTTGAGCCAGGGATATTTCTCTAACCTGTTCAAGAAGGTAGCGGGCATTTCCTTTCAGCAGTTTGTCACGCATGAAAAGATGGAGAAGGCTAAAAGTATGCTGATTGAAGGCATGCAGGTGCAGGAAATCGCCATAGAGCTGGGCTACGAGCACCGCCGCTATTTCAGTGAGGTGTTCAAGAAGTCCACCGATATGACACCTTCGGAGTTTAAAATATCTTATCTGGGCAAAGGTTGATGCCGGGTGAATCGCGTCTGCTTGCGTAACCTGGCCTCAACATATTTGTCAACACCACGGGGATGAACGATCTGCTTATACAGCGGAGATTCATCCCCGTTTGGCATTATTTCAGCAGAAAGCTGCCCTTAATGTGGGATTACCCGCATTATGCAGATTATGGAGCTGCCCTATAATCAAGGTGTAGGGAATCAGTATTGAAATATAAGGGGGCTAACAGCAATGAGGAAACAACTGCTTCTGACTGCATCAAGCGTAGTATTGGCATTCGGCCTGACCGCATGCGGCAATTCCGATACTACGGATAAATCCGGAGAGCCAGGCGGATCAGCACCGGGAGAAAAGACCAAAATCAGCTATTGGAC carries:
- a CDS encoding SGNH/GDSL hydrolase family protein, with product MSISFAKPNKVILFQGDSITDGNRGRDNDPNHILGHGYAYIIGGKLGNELAEQQPMFYNRGVSGDRISDLYARWNEDAIYLQPDILSILIGVNDIWRMMKGEPGGCTDRYERAYRHVLEETREVLPDTKLVLVEPFILNTGAPAEDWSGWSKWISHYQGVVRELSQQFGTVHVPLQDAFNAAVERAEAAYWLWDGVHPTTAGHDLIAKEWLSVVEKSGIC
- a CDS encoding aldo/keto reductase family protein produces the protein MKYRRLGNTGLKVSEIGLGSWLTYGTAAEQKAADACVAKAFECGINFFDTANAYNRGEGEKAIGAALRSYQRSDYVLSTKVFFPMGDGVNDRGLSRKHIMEQCEASLKRLGTDYIDVYFCHRFDKDTPVEETLRALDDLTAQGKILYSAVSEWSAAQIARAGGISRRLNLRPLASNQPIYNMFERYIEEEVLEVSGQEGLGQVVFSPLAQGILTGKYKPGQQPPAGTRGADDSVNGVIRSYLRDDVLGVVAQLDDLAASLGLKLSQLALAWVLRQPGVSSALIGASKPGQVEENAQASGILLQQETLETIDGLLRQVADFAPAR
- a CDS encoding sensor histidine kinase, encoding MKSPRRWGGLIREKLSDRFYQISIKQRVLFSFILLITLSISAMGLLTYRIAGKEIQNNAFETSRETVDKTMQLLDYRLNDVAMSVQSLMLSDAYRQMMIDVQAHDVKNYYVHLSEMQYVLSQATFNEPIIENVLIATPIGDFYSTTQVRAQDHSFYGSELYDNSKKNPGGYWAKAHYDRLFTGNQRVVSFVVRGIYEHTPITNVFIVVNLRENRITSLLNQNSSGNDREYLLLNKEGEAVVQSGGFTREEPPKDPAFLRDSTTGSEGNFFYPFDGEDYLVNYKQSTIAPNWILAGIQSKDQLLGQLKGVQRTILYVILVFLLTTWFFSNKLTAALLKPLFKLSRLMRRVEENQLSVSYESKYNDEIAQVGFQFNRMMTEIKSLIEDVRQNEEGKRHAEIRALTAQMEPHFLYNTLNTIYCKSVMGENDDVNEMILALSQMFQLGLSGGKDLIPLEDELSHVQQYCAIQQKCYEDLFQYNVDIGEEELLSFPVPKILLQPIVENSIQHGFADRRRGGVIQVRISTEHSMLHIVVEDNGKGMDVVKVEQGMHKREVSKKGYALVNIRHRLMLYYGGEARMELSGEPGAGSRTDLWIPLSPLRGEGGSYGI
- a CDS encoding response regulator, producing MEYRVPRLLKICVIDDIRSVVDMIARKPDWQKHGIEVAGTALDGEEGLQMIRGCKPDIVLTDIRMPRMDGLEMTRAILEFAPQCKIIILSAYSEFSYAQQAIRLGAMDFVKKPFSLEEIVNVVLKAKAICLQEREEQEKVREMEAKIKESLPILRQEYLTFLMQHQTTEHSAKSRWEYLGIPLNQENFIVFIAEIDHFSEKFGSQPVQEIELVRFSLQNILEETIRSRTRGIIFREATNRYVCVMNGEDPGTAEQIAEACCANISRYSRCTISVGTGLCVSTVHELADSYAQALSALAYHFYTDGNAVYSYSSIVHKPRSVNNYSVAAEQEFLFALRSGNRDKSQQVLRHIFDELLQLDPLPEPQYVENIGYELAFKICRVMLELFPYEKVQPLEQQVNRLRNQHSPSLQEIRTLLEGLCAEGCRWIEEERSMESTLIIHRAKAYICANLHTSLTLEQVAKQINLSQGYFSNLFKKVAGISFQQFVTHEKMEKAKSMLIEGMQVQEIAIELGYEHRRYFSEVFKKSTDMTPSEFKISYLGKG